The following DNA comes from Celeribacter baekdonensis.
CAGCGCCCCGCAAAGTCCTCCTCGGTTCGAACCATACCCTGGTGGTCCGTCAGTTCGAACTCAGCGAAAAAAGGCGGTTCGGCGACGGTTCGGGCGCTATCGGCACGATAATCGGACCATAGCAAAAGCCATACGAAGGCAAGCGCTGCCACGCCTGCCAAAACCCAAAGAAACTTCTGTGCCGATGTAAGGGACAATCCTGTTCGCCTGATTTTGATTCTTATTGCCTGTGCGGATACATCCTCTAGCTGCTAGAGGTTCAAGCACGAAATCATGGTATAGCTTGAACTCACGCGTCTGTGAATCCGACACTTGTTTATTCCGACGGCAAAACCTACACAAACTGTATCTTTTTCATGGAGGCGAAAATGCTCACGATCGGTACTCTGTCAAAGAAGACTGGCACAAAAGTGCAGACCATCCGGTACTACGAACAGATCGGACTCATGCCCGAACCTGGCAGGACCGAAGGCGGACAGAGGCGCTACGACAATGCACAGCTTGATCGACTGTCCTTCATCCGCCACTCGCGGCAACTCGGCTTCTCGCTCGATGCGATCCGCGAGCTGCTCGACCTCAGCGACCATCCCAATCGGCCCTGTGATGAAGCTGATGCCATCGCGCGTCGCCAGCTCAAACAGGTGGAGCAGCGCATGGCCCGCCTGAAGGCGCTGCGCACGGAACTGAAACGCATGGTTCACGAATGCAGCGGCGGGCGGACGGGAGATTGCAAGGTGCTTGAGGTGTTGCGGGACCATTCGGAATGCTTGACCGAACACGAGGAAATCGGGGCCTGAAGGAATTCAGCCAACATTCCGGCTGGAACGCAGATCAGCCGCAGAAGTTAATGTGTCGTACAACACAAGCTGGAACCACAAAATGGCCGCTAGACAAGATTCAATGGAGAGACGGACGCTTTGGATCGTTCTGGCGCTCAATATCGGTTTGGCCGTGGCCTTTTTCGCAACAGGCGCCTTCGGCGACTCAAGTGCCCTGATCGCCAACGGGCTCGATAACCTCTCCGACAGCTTCGTCTACGCGATCAGCCTTTTCGCTTTGTCCCGATCCGCCAAATGGAAACGCGGGGCGGCGAACGTTTCCGGCGGGCTGCTGATCCTGTTCGCTGCAGGCATCCTCTACGATGCGTGGCGCCGCTACATCGGTGGGTCAGATCCGCTCGAGACGATCATGATTGCAATGGCCCTGATCGCGGCGGCTATCAACGCAGTCTGCGTTTGGCTGCTCGCTAAGCTCAAAAATCCAAACGTCAATATCCGCGCGGCCAACACCTTCAGTTACAACGATTTCGCCGCGAACCTCGGGATCGTCGTGGCCGGTGGCCTCGTCGCTTGGCTAGGAACCAACTGGCCGGATCTTGTCGTCGGTGTGATCGTCGCCGGGATCGCGGCCTGGGGCGGTATCGACATCCTGCGCGACGCACACGGCGAACACCACAAAGCGGTTCACACGGACAAATAGTTGCGGGAGATTCATTCTGAAAGAAAGGATTGAAGCTATAGTGACTATAGCAATTAGTCTTGTTCCAAGACGATTCGAGGAGCGACCCGTTGCAGATGACCGACCCCCTACTTGTACCCACCAAACTACTGGATTTTGATGCCGCGCCTCTTGCGCGTCTAATTGAGAACCGCAGCTGGCGCGGCTTATCCGAATACGATCGGATCGGAGCTGCCTATGATTTCGTTCGGAATGAAATCGCGTTCGGATACAATCGAGCTGACGACATCCCCGCATCCGAAGTGCTTTCCGACGGCTATGGGCAGTGCAATACCAAAGGCACGCTCTTGATGGCGCTGCTGCGTGGTGTCGGCATTCGTTGCCGGTTGCATGGGTTTACGATCCACAAAGGCTTGCAGCGCGGTGTTGTCCCTGAGCTGGTGTATCCGCTTGCTCCGCAGGAAATTCTCCACTCATGGGTCGAGATCGAATTTCAAGGTGCCTGGATCAACCTTGAAGGCTTCATCCTGGATGACGCTTTCCTCGATGTCCTGCAAACGTCATTCTCGGACACAGAAAGTCTCTGCGGTTATGGCGCGGGCACGGATTGCCTTGGCGCGCCTCCCGTCGCCTGGAACGGAGAAGATACCTACATTCAGAGAACCGGCATTGTGCAAGATTTTGGCGTGTACGATACGCCGGACGCCTTCTATTTGTCCCATGAGCAATCCTTTGGGTGGCTGCGTGGTACCCTTTACCGTCATATCACCCGCCACTGGATGAATGCGCGCGTACGTGGTTTCCGCAGCGGCCGCCTCAAGACTGACCGACGCGCGACACACGCGCATGAGGAGCCTGCCAATGCCGCATGATCATGGGCACGCGCATATCGAACCGGATTCTGGCGATCGGCGGGTTGCCATCGCGATCTGGGCGAACGGGCTTCTTACCGTTGCGCAGATCGTCGGGGCATATTCTCGGGTAGTTTGGCACTGATCGCCGATGCGCTGCACAACTTTTCCGATATGGCCTCGCTTGTCATTGCCTTTGCCGCACGCAAGATCGCGCGCCGCCCGGCCGATGAGCGCATGACCTTCGGCTATGGCCGGGTCGAAATCGTCGCGGCCCTGATCAACTACACCACCCTCATCGTGATCGGCTTCTATCTGATCTACGAAGGTGGCATGCGCATGATTGATCCACCCGAAGTCATGGGGTGGACCGTCGTCATTCTCGGTGGAATCGCGCTTGTGGTCGACACGCTGACCGCAATGCTGACCTATTCGATGCAGAAGGGGAGCGTGAACATCCGTGCGCTTTTTCTCCACAACCTTTCGGATGCGCTTGCTTCGGTCGCGGTTATCGTCGCTGGGTCGCTGATCATCCTTTACGACATGCTTTGGGTCGATCCTGCCATCACCATCGGCATCGCGATCTACATCCTGTATCTGTCTTTCACTGAAATAGGCGGCCCAATCCGAACCCTGATGCTCGGGAGCCCGCCGGACATCGACAACGAGGCCGTCGTCGAAGCGATGCGGAAAGTCGAAGGCGTCGCCGACGTCCACCACGTCCATCTCTGGCAAATGCAAGAGCACGAGGCTGCGCTCGACTGTCATGTCGTCGTGGCAGCCGAAGGATGGTCGAAGATCGAAGAGATCAAGAGCGCGATCAAGGAGCGGCTGAAGAAAGAATTCGGCATCAGCCATTCCAGCCTCGAATTCGAGCACGAGGATCGCGCTCATCAGAACGCCGATCTCTACGGTCACGGCAACGCAAGTGAAAAGGAGAAGACCAATGTTCAAGGAAACGCTGACCGAGCGTGATGATGTCATCGGGCTCGTCTGCGAAGGCAAGTTGACGGAGACAGAATTCAAGCAAATGCACGCGCTGCTTCATGAGCGTCTTGGAACAACCGATAATCCGGGTCTGGTTCTCGACCTTACAAGTTTCGAGGGCTACGAAGAGCCTTCGGCGATGCTGGAAGATCTGAAGGTCGACACCGCCCACGTGAACGATTTCGGTCGCATAGCGGTTGTCGGAGAACGCAGATGGATGGAATGGGGCGCACGGGTGGTCAACCTACTGACGGGCTCCGAGATGCAGTGGTTCGAATCAAGCGATACCGAGTCCGCAATTGCGTGGGCGCGTGACGGGTAGCCAGCGATTCTGCAAGAAAAGGATTCTGGCCTGGAAATTGACATCACATCAGATGCTTCACGATTAATGGAGGATCGGAACGATCTAAATGTAGTCAGCAACATTTGTCTGCTCGGATGAAACAATCCGATGAAGTTTGATGTCGACTTTAGGCTGCAAAATAAGTCCCTACGCGCTGAATTCTTCGAAATTTAACATAAACTTCATTATCTGCCGATTTTCTGTACGCGGGGCAGAGCCTTCCCGGATCCAAAGCTTGGCAGGTGAATCTACCTGGATATCTCCCCTGCCAGCACCGCTCGTCCGTGCACCGCCAACGTCGCTGAAAACCTCTGGCACCCAAACTCGTGGATCACATCGAGTACACGCGCTTCGTAGGCAGTGTGTCCGATCAAGCGACACAAGTCGGACGCGTGGAACTGGCGGTTCGAAGTTGGTGCGGCTTGCATCTGTCTCAGCAATTCGCGCTCTTTGGGGTCCGTTATTGGTCTCGCGGGCGGCTTGACCGCGGGACGAGTTGGAGTTCCCGACGAATTTCGCCATCGGCGCATGAAGCCAAGCAGGAAGCCGGCCGGCACCCTGCCATTGCCTCTGGACCGGTTGAAGGCGAGGAAGCGATCCCAGATGACCTGGGTGTCGATGTTCCAGCAGGGCAACGTGGCCTTCGCCGCTTTGATGAGCTCTGCCCAACTGGTCTGGAAAACGCTCGAACTCGCGGTGATATCGATCAGCCCTGAGAAGAGAGTTTTGTTATTACTATCTCTAGATAGTGATGTGTCGCCTTCACCTGACACGAGATCATGGGTTTCACTCTCCTCGTCGAAAGCGGAAAACCGAAAGATCCAGGGCGCGAACTTGCCATTCGGCTTCGCCCGCTCGAGCTGCAACTCCGAAGCCTCAAGTTCGTTCAGAAGAACCGCAAGATACTGCCGTGAGACACCCATCTTCTCTGCCAGGGCCGAGAGGGTGAAGGCTGCCGTTCCCCGCGACAAACCGTTGTAGCCATCCTTCCAGGCGATGGCGTCGAGGATGAGGGTGGCAAGCTTGTGCGCTGCAACAGAGAGATTTGTCTGCGTAATCCGCCGCAGGATCAAGCCGGTCGTAGGTTCCATGGTCGAGGTCTCCTTGGAGATCCGACGCCATGTCGTGAGACAACAACATTCTTGCCAGCAAAACAACTTTGCTGGTTGCAGGTGTTTTAGCGGTGCGCTAGGAAACTCTTGTTCACGGAGTTTTCTAGCACGGCGTCAGGCTTCACGGTCTGGCGTCGTCTCCTTTTTGGGGGTTTTGCACAGCCTTCCGTGCAGGGTTGTGAGGACGCGCGCAGCAGAACCGCGCGCAGATTTTGTCAGTAGCGAACCTCTTCAGAGCCATAGTTCCCGGCGTGATCGCGCCAGTCGACGAAGACGGAACGGTAGAAGTAGCTGCCGCATCCGTTCGGGATGCTCAGTCCGGATGCGGTCGGCACTTGGCCCACGTTGGACCTTGTCCATCGGTAATCGCCCTGCACGCCGTAGGACCCCAATCGTGTCGAGTCGCTGCGATTGCAGTCGCCATCTCGGTTTTCATGCTGGCGGTACTGGATGTGATAAACGCGAATGCTACGCACGAAATCAAAGGCGTCGCCTGAGATGTCGATGTCGGCTTGCTCATCTGCTTGGACGCGAACAAGGGGGATCGGAGACGATTCCTGCGGTTCGGGCGGATCGCGGAACGTGATGTCATAAAGGCGTTCCATAGGCGACATCGGACTGGGATCGTTGAACGACACACCCATCGGACACCGCCAGATTTGTAAGGGCGGCTCGATCGGCCATGGCGTGATCCGCCGAATGAAGACCGCTCTGGCATGCGCGCAGGGCGCAGAGTCAGGCCAACCGCCCGCAAGGCAGAGGAGGATCGCACAATCCACCTGATAGGCCTGAGCCGGAGCTGACGAGGCCATTAGTCCGGATATGCTTATTGCCGTGGCTGTTGCCACGCCGTGGATCACGTGCTTCATGATGCCGACTCCATCTATAATGGTGCAGCGATACGAAACAACATTAATGATAGCAAGGAGATTTGATTGATGGTTGCTTGCGACTGTTCGCTTGTGTCGCTTGACCGCTTCCAAGATCTGACGCCGGTTCTGGCTGCTTCTGCGTCTTGAAAGTGGCCAAAATTGCGGACCCCTTTCATGTTAGCTGCTAAACAAACGTCTGTTACAAAGGGGAAATTGGGTGTTCCAATGTGGCCGCGAAAGTGGTCACGGAAGGACAGATCGAATGAGCCCTCCAAACCGCGTGGCGCAGCGCTCCTGGCCTCGGGAAGGGCTGTATCGGGAAACTGCCCGGCCCGGCTCTCCGCATGGAATCCGGGAGCAGAAGGGCGGGAGCAGCCAGCGAGCCGATTTGGGGCCCAAGTTGGGATCGAGCATGAGCTTGAATATCTATGTCAGTATCTGATACGATTGAGCATGGATAGGAGAGTCTGATGCCAAACGTCCACCTGACCGAACCGATGCAGAAATATGTGCAGGCGCAGATCGAGTCCGGCGCCTACGCCAATCTGAGCGAAGTCGTGCGCGCCGGCGTAAGGATGCTGATGGAGAAGGATGGCGCCCGGCAGTTCTATGCCCTCAAGGCCGACCTAGAGGAAGCAGCCTCCCTGGCCGAAAATGGGGATTTCGCCGAGTTCGATGCTCATGCCTTCGAACCGGATGCATTTGATCGCTGACCCATATGATTATTCGACTTTCCGGTCGGGCCAGGGCCGACCTTGAAGAGATCCGTGCCTACACCGTCGAAACTTGGGGTAGGGACCAATGGCTCGTCTATTACCGCCAGTTGGTCAACGCCTTCGAGCAGATCACCGGGGATCCCGACCGGGGTCGGGACAGGAGTCTCTTCGTTCCGGGGTTGCGGTCCGTCAACTGCCAACGTCACGTGATCTTCTACAAGCGGCTAGATGCGGCGGATGGGGCGGCAGTCATCCTGCGCATCGTGCATCAGCGCCGCAACATGCCCGCGCTCGTCTACTACGAGGATCTCGACGGCGGTTAAGCCCTTGCGTTTCCTCATTTCAATGGCTCGACCAGTCTTCCATAGTCTTCACTGACCTCGTGAAACGCGCGTTGGCGCCCGCCATCGAGGCAACGAAAGTAGTCCTACACATCGGCAAAGTGGGTCTCAAAATCGCTCAAACCCGACCAATTTGAATGTTGGAAGCGCTAAGAATTACTGCTTCGATACCTGGTCATCACGCGAGCACTCAATGCCCATTGTGATCATGTTGATGTGGCTCGGTTTTTGTGCGCTGAAGAAACCAATGCTCAAAGATCAATACACAAGCCATGATCGCGAATGCGACCACTACAATCATTGGATCGCTCTGCCACTTTAGTGAAGCGAATACGGCAAGCACGATCGCGTCGAGACCGATTGCAGTCAACATGATCCATCCATGCGCAGAAAGCTCGGCCCTAAGGTTTCGGTACACTCCCCAGTGAATAACCATATCCATTACAAGGTAAAAGAAGGCCCCCATCGACGCTATTCGGCTAACGTCGAAGAGAATGGTCAGCAGGCTCGCAATCACTACTGTGTAGATCAGTGTATGGTCGCGGACTCCGCCTGACATCCCAAAATGACTGTGCGGGATCAATTTCATCTCTGTCAGCATTGCCAACATACGAGATACCGCAAAGATGCTGGCAATCACGCCTGATGCAGTTGCGATCAAAGCGAGCGCGACGGTCAGATAGAAGCCCGTTTCCCCAAGGGACGGTGCTGCCGCTTCCGCGAGCGCATAGTCTTTTGCTTCGACGATCTTGCCAAGCGGCAAGCTGCTTCCCACCGCAAATGCTACCAAGAGATACACCACTACGCAGACCGCCAATGAAATGATGATCGCGCGTCCGATGTTGCGGTGTGGGTCCACTATCTCGGCGCCGCTGTTGGTGATTGTCGTGAACCCTTTGAATGCCAGAATTGCCAACGCTGTGGCACCAACAAATCCGCTGAGACCCTGTGAAGCTGTTCCATCTCCTGTTGTGCCAAAAGTAAACCCGCCGGCCCAAAGCGCAGAGATCCCAAACAGAGTGATACCGCCAACCTTCAGTACCGCGAGCAACTGGGAAATCCAGCCTACAGAGCGGTTGCCCGAGATGTTGACGACATAGGCTGCGATAATGAGAGCAACGCCTATTGCCGGAACCAGTAAGCCATCTGGTGCAATGCCCAGTCCACGGAGCAAATAGTTTGCGAAGGTCCGTGCGACTAGGCTTTCGTTAATGACCATTGACAGAGCCATAAGCAAAGCCGCTGCAGCGGCTACGGCGGTTGGTCCATAGGCCTTTTGCAGGATCATTCCAATTCCGCCAGCTGACGGGTAGGCATTGGACATTCTTATGTAAGTGTAAGCGCTGAAGGCTGTAACGATGGCTCCAACGATGAACACAAGTGGAAAGGTAGGGCCGGCCAGTTCCGCAATTTGGCCTGTGAGTGCCAGAATTCCGGCGCCAATCATGACACCAGTCCCCATGGCGACGGCATCCCAAAGAGAAATGCTGCCCGCTTTATAGTCGCTATTCATCGTCGATCTGCTTTCTATTTTTGAGGGTCAAAAAGACAAAAGGCAGTGCTGTCACAACCCCAAGTCCTATCGTGATCCATTCAGCCGTTCCCCAATCCCCTGACATGGCCACAGCTCCAAAATGGGCAAGAACAAAACTCGCCGGCAAAATCCCGGCAAAAGTTGCCAGCATGAAGCGCCATAGATGAAGTTGGCTCAAGCCCGCAACATAGCTGATTGCATCGAAAGAAACGAATGGAAGCAGGCGGGACGCAAACACTGATAACATCAGAGCCTTTTGCGACCCCAACAGCCCGAACTCTGAATACTTACCCAAAAAACGCCGAACTGTGCTTCGACCGAGTTTTCGCGCGAAGACAAATGCGATTGTAGCACCGAGCTCCGAGCCTATGGCTACGTAGGCGGCTCCGAGATAGTGACCAAATGCAGCCCCGGCGGCAAGTGCGATTGGTGCGCTCGGTATGGGGCTTGCGACAATCGCGAGGGCCATGAGTGCAATAACCGCGAGGGGGCCAACGGCTCCGGCATTTTCAATATGGCGCTGCACTTCAGCCTGTGAAAAGGCGACCCCAAGATTGCTCAGAGAAACCGTGCCCGAAAAAAAACCGAAAGCTGCAAGAGACAGAACTGTTGCTATCGCCAAACAACCAATCAGGCGACCATATCCCCATGCTTGCACGATCATGTGACCGTGAACTGCGCCATCATTCCTCCATCTTCGTGTTCAAGGATGTGACAGTGATACATGAAGGGATTGGCGCGATCTGCCGTCTGCTCAAAGCTGACCAGGATATCGACTCGGCCATTTACGAGCACGGTATCCTTCCAGCCAGAATTTTGTATGCTTGGTTTCTTTCCGTTTTCGGCGAGCACCTGAAACCTCACGCCATGAACATGAAACGGGTGCATCATCATGTTTGAGGAGACTTGCCAAATCTCGGTCGCCCCCTTCGAAAGAGACAAGTCTATCCTCCCCATGTCGAAGGACTGCCCATTGATCGCAAACCGATCATTCGACCTACGCATCATCATGCCCATCCCCATTGGCATATCGAGTGTGATCTGACGTGTATTGACTGATCGGGCCTCACCGTCAGGCAG
Coding sequences within:
- a CDS encoding MerR family transcriptional regulator gives rise to the protein MLTIGTLSKKTGTKVQTIRYYEQIGLMPEPGRTEGGQRRYDNAQLDRLSFIRHSRQLGFSLDAIRELLDLSDHPNRPCDEADAIARRQLKQVEQRMARLKALRTELKRMVHECSGGRTGDCKVLEVLRDHSECLTEHEEIGA
- a CDS encoding cation transporter — protein: MERRTLWIVLALNIGLAVAFFATGAFGDSSALIANGLDNLSDSFVYAISLFALSRSAKWKRGAANVSGGLLILFAAGILYDAWRRYIGGSDPLETIMIAMALIAAAINAVCVWLLAKLKNPNVNIRAANTFSYNDFAANLGIVVAGGLVAWLGTNWPDLVVGVIVAGIAAWGGIDILRDAHGEHHKAVHTDK
- a CDS encoding transglutaminase-like domain-containing protein, with the protein product MTDPLLVPTKLLDFDAAPLARLIENRSWRGLSEYDRIGAAYDFVRNEIAFGYNRADDIPASEVLSDGYGQCNTKGTLLMALLRGVGIRCRLHGFTIHKGLQRGVVPELVYPLAPQEILHSWVEIEFQGAWINLEGFILDDAFLDVLQTSFSDTESLCGYGAGTDCLGAPPVAWNGEDTYIQRTGIVQDFGVYDTPDAFYLSHEQSFGWLRGTLYRHITRHWMNARVRGFRSGRLKTDRRATHAHEEPANAA
- a CDS encoding STAS/SEC14 domain-containing protein, which codes for MFKETLTERDDVIGLVCEGKLTETEFKQMHALLHERLGTTDNPGLVLDLTSFEGYEEPSAMLEDLKVDTAHVNDFGRIAVVGERRWMEWGARVVNLLTGSEMQWFESSDTESAIAWARDG
- a CDS encoding type II toxin-antitoxin system ParD family antitoxin; amino-acid sequence: MPNVHLTEPMQKYVQAQIESGAYANLSEVVRAGVRMLMEKDGARQFYALKADLEEAASLAENGDFAEFDAHAFEPDAFDR
- a CDS encoding type II toxin-antitoxin system RelE/ParE family toxin, whose product is MIIRLSGRARADLEEIRAYTVETWGRDQWLVYYRQLVNAFEQITGDPDRGRDRSLFVPGLRSVNCQRHVIFYKRLDAADGAAVILRIVHQRRNMPALVYYEDLDGG
- a CDS encoding APC family permease, coding for MNSDYKAGSISLWDAVAMGTGVMIGAGILALTGQIAELAGPTFPLVFIVGAIVTAFSAYTYIRMSNAYPSAGGIGMILQKAYGPTAVAAAAALLMALSMVINESLVARTFANYLLRGLGIAPDGLLVPAIGVALIIAAYVVNISGNRSVGWISQLLAVLKVGGITLFGISALWAGGFTFGTTGDGTASQGLSGFVGATALAILAFKGFTTITNSGAEIVDPHRNIGRAIIISLAVCVVVYLLVAFAVGSSLPLGKIVEAKDYALAEAAAPSLGETGFYLTVALALIATASGVIASIFAVSRMLAMLTEMKLIPHSHFGMSGGVRDHTLIYTVVIASLLTILFDVSRIASMGAFFYLVMDMVIHWGVYRNLRAELSAHGWIMLTAIGLDAIVLAVFASLKWQSDPMIVVVAFAIMACVLIFEHWFLQRTKTEPHQHDHNGH
- a CDS encoding TVP38/TMEM64 family protein, with the protein product MIVQAWGYGRLIGCLAIATVLSLAAFGFFSGTVSLSNLGVAFSQAEVQRHIENAGAVGPLAVIALMALAIVASPIPSAPIALAAGAAFGHYLGAAYVAIGSELGATIAFVFARKLGRSTVRRFLGKYSEFGLLGSQKALMLSVFASRLLPFVSFDAISYVAGLSQLHLWRFMLATFAGILPASFVLAHFGAVAMSGDWGTAEWITIGLGVVTALPFVFLTLKNRKQIDDE
- a CDS encoding multicopper oxidase domain-containing protein, with amino-acid sequence MMMRRSNDRFAINGQSFDMGRIDLSLSKGATEIWQVSSNMMMHPFHVHGVRFQVLAENGKKPSIQNSGWKDTVLVNGRVDILVSFEQTADRANPFMYHCHILEHEDGGMMAQFTVT